The Clupea harengus chromosome 26, Ch_v2.0.2, whole genome shotgun sequence genome has a segment encoding these proteins:
- the LOC105904989 gene encoding uncharacterized protein LOC105904989 has protein sequence MGGNQCCVTSCRGSSLNHRETGLEHGSSLYRFPAWTQTEGAEVSDLTKRRRLAWIAAVGRRDITFDKIPVWMKVCSRHFQSGRPGNEMLEDDPDWVPHLHMKREKPEGEEEDGADEEPKGSKAAEEEDGADDEEELQEHGEHDQSEDTTGGTDDSGRGEPEAKRARPECESCSRRRERINRLLAENEELRYELERLKMNEYFLEEDDEKVRYYTGLQCFAVLMGVLTHVLPHLPDADAADATLLSPFQKVLLTLMRLRLDLPVPHLAHLFNVAPDAVTRTFAETLGALHAQLTPLVYWPERGSLLASVPRRYAEALGERVAVVIVDCLEICIERPSSMKGREQTYSHPRRGHTMKYLVGMTPQGAISFVSPALGGRATDLQVAEGSGILERLACGDYVLAAGRGFEVPESAGGVMCAQVKSGAFGKGRRQLDVKGEEETRPRAHLRADVERAARGLRQRFALLEKTMPISMLLPGGDKGNLEDPALLDKIVTVCCALLNMCPNVVEQPGE, from the exons ATGGGAGGAAATCAGTGTTGCGTTACAAGCTGCAGAGGCTCTTCCCTTaaccacagagagacaggactgGAGCACGGGTCGTCTCTTTACCGCTTTCCGGCGTGGACGCAAACCGAGGGAGCTGAAGTCTCTGATTTAACAAAGAGACGTCGGCTCGCGTGGATAGCCGCGGTGGGACGCCGCGACATCACATTCGACAAAATTCCTGTCTGGATGAAGGTGTGTTCGAGACATTTCCAGTCTG GTCGGCCCGGCAACGAGATGCTTGAAGACGACCCTGACTGGGTGCCCCATTTACACATGAAGCGCGAAAAACCTGAGggcgaggaagaggatggggccGACGAAGAACCCAAGGGCTCAAAGGCGGCcgaggaagaggatggggccgatgatgaagaggagctACAGGAACACGGAGAGCATGATCAGAGCGAAGACACGACGGGCGGGACGGACGACAGCGGGCGCGGTGAGCCGGAGGCCAAGAGGGCGCGGCCCGAGTGCGAGTCGTGCTCCCGGCGGCGGGAGCGGATCAACCGGCTGCTGGCGGAGAACGAGGAGTTGCGCTACGAGCTGGAGCGACTCAAGATGAACGAGTACTTCCTGGAGGAGGACGACGAGAAGGTCCGCTACTACACGGGCCTCCAGTGCTTCGCGGTTCTGATGGGCGTTCTGACCCACGTGCTGCCCCACCTGCCCGACGCCGACGCCGCCGACGCCACGCTGCTCTCGCCCTTCCAGAAGGTTCTGCTCACCCTCATGCGCCTCCGGCTGGACCTGCCCGTCCCGCACCTGGCCCACCTGTTCAACGTCGCCCCGGACGCCGTCACCAGGACCTTCGCCGAGACGCTCGGCGCGCTGCACGCCCAGCTCACCCCGCTGGTGTACTGGCCCGAGAGGGGGAGTCTGCTGGCCTCCGTGCCCCGGCGCTACGCGGAGGCGCTGGGGGAACGCGTCGCCGTGGTGATCGTGGACTGCCTGGAGATCTGCATCGAGAGGCCCAGCAGCATGAAGGGCCGCGAGCAGACGTACTCGCACCCGCGGCGCGGCCACACCATGAAGTACCTGGTGGGCATGACTCCGCAGGGGGCCATCTCCTTCGTCTCGCCCGCGCTGGGGGGGCGCGCCACGGACCTGCAGGTGGCGGAGGGCAGCGGCATCCTGGAGAGGTTGGCGTGCGGAGATTACGTGCTGGCGGCCGGGCGCGGCTTCGAGGTCCCGGAGAGCGCGGGCGGCGTCATGTGCGCGCAGGTGAAGTCGGGGGCGTTCGGCAAGGGCCGGCGGCAGCTGGACGTGAAGGGCGAGGAGGAGACGCGCCCGCGGGCACACCTGCGGGCGGACGTGGAGCGGGCGGCGAGGGGCTTGCGCCAGCGGTTCGCCCTGCTGGAGAAGACCATGCCCATCAGCATGCTGCTGCCCGGAGGAGACAAGGGCAACCTGGAGGACCCGGCGCTGCTCGACAAGATCGTCACCGTCTGCTGCGCCCTGCTGAACATGTGCCCCAACGTGGTGGAACAAccaggagaatga